caaattattatttgtttgattgcggattgaattgagagattgagatataactctttaatatacttttcttaagattgagtctaactgtctagttgattctcttgtaagtatattagagttagtccatacagattgctaagcgaaatattgggtgaggttgttagacccccactttttcaagtaGAACACCACTTCATTTACTTCTTCAAAACAAAGTAGTGTCCCTACTTCGAAAATAAAAAAGTCATCAAAGGTCGTTCACGAAATTTGTAACAAAACTGAAAAcacaaaattacttcaaaatcaaacagattaatcttgcaaaatttGTTAGCTTCAGGAATTACTTTTCTCCCTTTGGTGATATAAATTATTCCAAATTTACATAGGccttgtttggtaaccattatgattatctatttatgattatagataatcataaactGAAAAATGATTATATCATAATCATTTTGAAATAAATTTTAACAAACAACTTTTTGGAATAATTGATtatcaaaaaatgaaaaatgattaaaatgagaagtTGTTTGGTACACATGTTTATCATTATCATTTTAGTGTTTTTTCTATAAACCACAACACACAAATTTAATCATAGATCTTCAATACACCAGCAGTTTGATTTTAGCTAGTTTCGGTATCGAAACCTGTACATGGCATCGGCAATTTCATATCTCACGTGATTCATTTCACTTCTTCTTTGTTGATGTGCGTACATACCACTAAACGTTGGTTCATCAGGCGGGGATGTATCAATATCTATgacattttcttcatttgcataATATGCAAACAGTTCATCATACTTGGATTCCGTCCTAATGAAATTGTGAATTGCACATGTTGCTATTAATATTTGTACCTGGGTGTTGTATGGAAATGAGGCAGGATCCCTCAAAATTGGAAAGCGAGATTTAAGAACTCCAAAGCTTCGCTCGATTGCATTCCTTAACAAAGAATGCCCAAAATTAAACAAGTCCTTTGCAGTGAACCTTCCATTGCTTCCTCTTCTACAGTCATGTAAGTGATAACGAACTCCCCGATATGGAGCAAGAAAACCAGGCATGTTTGGATATCCAACATCAACAACATAATACTTTCCTAAAAATGTAAACAATGTCAGAGAATATTCAACAACAATAACATCTTTAGTCACAATACAAGTAGAGGGAATTCACAAGAAGGAAACACATTCTAGTCAGAAAGAAGACATGGTACACAAACAACAGTGGTTTAGGTTCTAAGCTATTCATGCTTATAATCCAGGACTTGACATATTGTACTTCGAAAAGTTGAAATGAAAACTGCCATTAGATACTACTATACATTCAATCCATTGAAAGTATGTCAGACCAAAGAAAACCCACAAAATTATAAGACTCTTACTAACACAACTTGTTTTAAAGACTATTATAAAAGGTGCAAACTCATATACTGAATTACTGCGtatattccatttttccaaaaacgtAAGTAGTATATGCACATTTATGATTTATGTAACAAGTTAGCATTGGAAGGTGAGACCTATCTTACTGACCATATTACATTTTGCCGGCTTAATATCTTACTACCTCGCCTTAGAGATTTGATCCTGGTTCAATAACAAATAGGCCGGTGCCATACATATATGTTGGCAACCAAAGAAAGCGGAAATTCAAAATAAATAATGGCGCACACTGAAATTTCTAAAGATTATAAATTAATCACCAAAAACAGACCTTAGAGATGTTTCGTAGCAGCAACCCACGACACTTACACAAAATGAGCGACAATGACATAAATCTATTGTTGTTACTACTGGAACAACTTAAATTTATAGGCCGAGTTCCACTACGGCCTTAGTGATCCGACGGTGCCGAGTGGAAGGGTCGTCGCTTAACGGCTTTAGTCCGCCGGTTAAGAGTCTAAGTCTAATGTGATCTTAATTTCCAGGGCTTCTGTTGCTGACATAAAAACGTCCCTTATACTAGTTCTACCAAAATAAAAAGACTAACTATACTGGTGACTCAATGTATCAATCCAGACTTCTTGAAATGCAACTAAATCTGCTTCCACTATGGCGTGTTCCAAGCTTAGTGATACATTTTCTAAACATCATTCATTTTGAATATATAGacatatggtaatcaaaagttgGGCTACAATCGACAATACATAGCATACAATCGACAATGCAATACCAATGACAAAGCAAAAGAGAGTATAGATTCATTGAACAACTATCTCAAATCcggatacaaaaaaaaatcatgtagtTCGAGGTTCATATGATAAGCAAAATGTATAGCAAAATTAACTAACCTTCAGGGGCATGAGGAAACATCAGACTTCTATTACTCAAAGCTTCCCATAAAATTCTTGAGTCATTTTCAGATCCTTCCCATCCAGCGTAGATATATGTGAATTTCAAATCAAACGAACATACTGCCATCACGTTTTGCGATATATTTA
This DNA window, taken from Papaver somniferum cultivar HN1 chromosome 3, ASM357369v1, whole genome shotgun sequence, encodes the following:
- the LOC113359845 gene encoding protein ALP1-like; amino-acid sequence: MGYHRRAVGHKEDNRMLQERFQHSGETISRYFNEVLRAIMELSKELIKPPSFSETPAEILNNSKYFPWFKDCIGAIDGTHIKVIVQLAQQTPYFDRKVNISQNVMAVCSFDLKFTYIYAGWEGSENDSRILWEALSNRSLMFPHAPEGKYYVVDVGYPNMPGFLAPYRGVRYHLHDCRRGSNGRFTAKDLFNFGHSLLRNAIERSFGVLKSRFPILRDPASFPYNTQVQILIATCAIHNFIRTESKYDELFAYYANEENVIDIDTSPPDEPTFSGMYAHQQRRSEMNHVRYEIADAMYRFRYRN